The following proteins are encoded in a genomic region of Colletotrichum higginsianum IMI 349063 chromosome 9, whole genome shotgun sequence:
- a CDS encoding MFS hexose transporter, translating to MGENNTPEQAYPASVADKDDIAAAKGEHVEEIGHAVTVEDHEQTVFQAIRTQPWAFAWCLYAIYVLILTSFDNQAGGTVIGIPQFRKDFGSFFEGDYVLPAKWQSAYSGAPVASAVIGSLGAGYVADRIGRKWTYFISYIFIFVGITLETISTTNEIFFAGKLIAGFPIGAFITVSMTYIGEVAPLALRGIMTAAAAIAFTIGPFIVSLVVNETGAREDRWAYRTIFVSQYGVSGLGALFLFFMPESPWWLVNKGKMQKAARSLARLGYDAVQVEKRISVIALTLAEVRKETEGASFAECFRKSNLRRTIISVAPLSIQALCGVFFVASYATYYQQIAGYTPKESFKLAIVQQVLSMLGNITAWFLIDRVGRRGLTLWGMCLLTVLLMITGGLAVAGTPGAVKGTVALLLVYCYIYNVTIGATAYSLLTEVATSRLRAKTAAMALALQNSLFTMWAFVIPFLFNPDQANLGAKVSFIFGGLSVLSTIYLWFYQPEVAGRSYEELDEMFIKKIPAREFKSHITEVQKSQRLPADDLGHAK from the exons ATGGGAGAGAACAACACCCCTGAACAAGCATATCCGGCCTCggtcgccgacaaggacgacatCGCCGCTGCCAAGGGCGAGCACGTTGAGGAGATTGGCCACGCGGTGACTGTCGAGGACCATGAGCAAACTGTCTTCCAGGCCATCAGAACCCAACCGTGGGCCTTCGCCTGGTGTCTCTATGCCATCTACGTCCTCATTCTCACCAGTTTCGACAACCAAGCCGGTGGCACAGTCATTGGCATCCCGCAGTTCCGCAAAGACTTTGGGTCTTTTTTCGAGGGCGACTATGTTCTTCCAGCCAAGTGGCAATCGGCGTACAGCGGAGCGCCCGTGGCATC CGCCGTCATCGGTTCCCTCGGTGCTGGCTACGTAGCTGACCGCATCGGCCGCAAGTGGACGTACTTCATCAGCTacatcttcatcttcgtcggcaTCACCCTCGAGACCATAAGCACGACCAACGAGATCTTCTTTGCCGGAAAGCTGATCGCGGGATTCCCCATTGGCGCCTTCATCACCGTCAGCATGACGTACATCGGCGAGGTCGCACCCCTGGCTCTTCGCGGCATCatgaccgccgccgccgccatcgccttcaCCATCGGCCCCTTCATCGTCTCCTTGGTCGTCAATGAAACGGGTGCCAGAGAGGACCGCTGGGCGTATCGCACCATCTTCGTATCCCAGTACGGCGTCAGTGGTCTGGGtgctctcttcctcttcttcatgccCGAGTCACCGTGGTGGTTGGTCAACAAGGGCAAGATGCAAAAGGCCGCCAGGTctctcgcccgtctcggaTACGACGCCGTTCAGGTTGAGAAGCGGATCTCCGTCATTGCTCTGACCCTCGCCGAGGTGCGCAAGGAGACTGAAGGTGCCAGCTTCGCCGAGTGCTTCCGCAAGTCCAATCTTCGCCGTACCATCATTTCTGTTGCCCCCCTCAGCATCCAGGCGTTGTGcggcgtcttcttcgtcgcctcGTACGCGACATACTACCAGCAGATTGCCGGATACACCCCAAAGGAAAGTTTCAAGCTTGCCATAGTGCAGCAGGTTCTGTCCATGCTTGGCAACATCACCGCGTGGTTCCTCATCGACAGAGTCGGACGTCGTGGTCTCACATTGTGGGGTATGTGCCTGTTGACCGTTCTTTTGATGATCACCGGCGGTCTTGCCGTCGCAGGCACTCCTGGTGCTGTCAAGGGAACCGTTGCTCTACTTCTCGTCTACTGCTACATCTACAACGTCACCATCGGCGCTACAGCCTACTCGTTGTTGACCGAGGTAGCAACCTCTCGTCTACGAGCAAAGACTGCGGCCATGGCTTTGGCTCTCCAAAACAGTCTTTTC ACTATGTGGGCTTTCGTCAtccccttcctcttcaaccCCGATCAAGCCAACCTGGGAGCCAAGGTGTCTTTCATCTTCGGTGGTCTCTCAGTGTTGTCGACAATCTATCTGTGGTTCTACCAGCCCGAAGTTGCTGGCCGGTCATACGAAGAACTCGATGAAATGTTCATCAAAAAGATTCCGGCGCGGGAGTTCAAGAGCCATATCACCGAGGTGCAGAAGAGCCAGAGACTGCCTGCGGATGACCTTGGACACGCCAAGTGA
- a CDS encoding Alpha-L-rhamnosidase: MADAPEDMVESVLPTRWNRDFERIANDLCPKLHRWTRTPRRVIKFDKDENQYFGVRAVPAEYPIDQLPSKAWGKGDDFILDFGIHMVGYVSMRLESRGSHMDAPCRLRFTFGESPLDVTLGMDNVKTWISTSWLPDEIINIDMCPELISLSRRYSFRFLRVEIIDTSPKYKVAFSEVKCECVSAIGQDHSLEALQFDDALLQKIDHVSISTLRDCMQTVFEDGPRRDRRLWSGDLRLQALANYSTFRDYDLVKRCIFQFAAVVREDDSVPACIFEQPQLTPSTDYIVDYDALFAAITYDYVVTSGDTTAGHSLWPTVLGCVKRAISHLDTTTYAFDETKSEGWKFLDWQPGLEHSAGLHGVLLFSLKAANALAKLLDKEAPFEDLVAKMTEAAKVFLSPDNLFFVSGPKSQVSFASASWLVLAGAFPPDVAREALLNTLAHPDAVKPLTPYLWHHVCDALATVGCFEKCVEIMTSYWGGMVQAGADTFWECFNPEDPRASPYGDVRNNSFCHAWSCTPTYLLREKLRDFVGVKGTTSVTVGRLDEDWIMSETAA; encoded by the coding sequence ATGGCAGACGCACCAGAAGACATGGTCGAGAGCGTCTTGCCGACGCGATGGAACCGCGACTTTGAGAGAATTGCCAACGACCTGTGCCCGAAGCTCCATCGATGGACGCGCACGCCCCGACGGGTAATCAAGTTCGACAAAGATGAAAACCAGTACTTTGGCGTCCGCGCGGTGCCCGCAGAGTACCCGATCGATCAACTGCCGTCCAAGGCATGGGGCAAGGGAGACGACTTCATCCTCGACTTCGGCATCCACATGGTGGGATACGTCTCGATGAGGCTCGAGTCCCGCGGCTCGCACATGGACGCCCCGTGCAGATTGCGTTTTACCTTTGGCGAGTCTCCCTTGGATGTGACGCTTGGCATGGACAACGTCAAGACATGGATCAGTACGAGCTGGCTGCCGGACGAGATTATCAACATCGACATGTGCCCCGAGCTCATTTCCTTGTCTCGCCGCTACTCGTTCCGCTTCTTGCGAGTCGAGATCATCGACACCTCGCCCAAGTACAAGGTTGCGTTTTCCGAGGTCAAGTGCGAGTGCGTCAGCGCCATTGGTCAAGACCATTCTCTCGAGGCTTTGCAGTTCGATGACGCACTCCTCCAGAAGATTGACCATGTCAGCATCTCGACCCTGAGAGACTGCATGCAGACTGTTTTCGAAGACGGCCCGAGACGAGATCGACGCCTCTGGAGCGGCGATCTCCGGCTTCAAGCTCTTGCAAACTACAGTACCTTCCGGGATTATGACCTCGTCAAGAGGTGCATCTTCCAGTTCGCCGCCGTGGTCCGTGAGGACGACTCAGTGCCTGCCTGCATCTTTGAGCAACCACAGCTGACGCCGTCAACGGATTACATCGTGGACTACGACGCTCTCTTCGCTGCCATAACCTACGACTATGTGGTTACATCTGGGGATACAACCGCTGGCCACAGTCTCTGGCCTACGGTTTTGGGCTGTGTCAAGCGAGCAATCAGCCATCTGGACACTACCACGTATGCATTCGACGAGACAAAGAGTGAAGGATGGAAGTTCCTTGACTGGCAGCCTGGTCTGGAACATAGCGCAGGACTCCACGGCGTTCTTCTGTTCAGCCTGAAAGCAGCCAACGCCCTAGCCAAActcctcgacaaggaggcCCCGTTCGAGGACCTCGTGGCCAAAATGACCGAAGCCGCAAAGGTATTCCTCTCGCCAGACAACCTCTTCTTCGTGTCCGGGCCCAAGTCGCAAGTCAGCTTCGCCTCGGCATCGTGGCTCGTGCTGGCCGGGGCATTCCCGCCGGATGTGGCACGGGAAGCGTTGCTCAATACCCTCGCCCACCCCGATGCCGTCAAACCCCTGACGCCCTACCTCTGGCACCACGTCTGCGACGCTCTGGCAACTGTTGGCTGCTTTGAGAAATGTGTCGAGATCATGACGAGCTACTGGGGAGGCATGGTacaggccggcgccgacactTTCTGGGAGTGCTTCAACCCGGAAGACCCTCGCGCAAGTCCTTACGGCGACGTGAGAAACAACAGCTTCTGCCACGCCTGGAGCTGTACCCCGACTTACTTGTTGAGAGAGAAGCTGAGGGACTTTGTTGGAGTTAAGGGGACGACGTCAGTAACCGTGGGCCGTCTGGACGAGGACTGGATCATGTCGGAAACAGCCGCATAA
- a CDS encoding Rhamnogalacturonase A produces the protein MKFTSVSLLALGALLPGFGSAQLSGKVGPSTTAAAKAAKKSCKITDYGAKAGATGDIGAALKSAWNACKTGGEILIPEGEWGLGTWQTLSGGSGVSINLEGTIYRTGTAGGHMIIVQKSTDIEFYSSNSKGAMQGYGYEFHKQGTSIYGPRLLRFVSVTDFSVHDIALVDSPAFHFVMDTVTNGEVYNMIVRGGNRGGLDGFNLMAAKNVHVHDVAVTNKDECVTVKNKSSNVLIENVFCNWSGGCAIGSLGADTAISDIHYRNVYTSNSNQMMMIKNNGGDGVFQNAKFENFIGHGNAYSLKIDAAWAGQSKASGDGVEYKNLTFSNWKGTAANGASRGPVVALCAAAVPCENIDVSGINIWTEAGSSIVDKCNNAFGKGHCLRTGSGTYTSTATTKTVTGYSAATMPGLVTAGLGLTKSIDIPAIPTTFYPGATPLSALAGSA, from the exons ATGAAGTTCACTTCCGTCTCACTCCTTGCGCTGGGCGCTCTTCTTCCCGGGTTCGGCAGTGCCCAGCTATCCGGTAAGGTTGGCCCCTCCACGACTGCCGCtgccaaggcggccaagaaATCCTGCAAGATCACCGACTACGGCGCCAAAGCCGGTGCCACAGGAGACATCGGCGCGGCGCTCAAGTCGGCCTGGAACGCCTGCAAGACCGGAGGTGAGATCCTCATCCCCGAGGGAGAATGGGGTCTCGGTACTTGGCAGACGCTCTCGGGCGGCTCTGGTGTTTCCATCAACCTCGAGGGTACCATCTATCGCACTggcaccgccggcggccacaTGATCATTGTCCAGAAGTCGACGGACATCGAATTCTACAGCAGCAACTCCAAGGGCGCCATGCAGGGCTACGGATACGAGTTCCACAAGC AGGGCACCAGCATCTACGGACCCCGTCTCCTGAGATTCGTGTCCGTCACCGACTTCAGCGTCCACGATATCGCCCTCGTCGATTCCCCGGCCTTCCACTTCGTCATGGACACCGTCACCAATGGAGAGGTTTACAACATGATTGTCCGTGGAGGAAACCGTGGTGGTCTTGACGGATTCAACCTGATGGCCGCCAAGAACGTGCACGTTCACGATGTTGCTGTCACCAACAAGGACGAGTG TGTCACTGTCAAG AACAAGTCCAGCAACGTGCTCATTGAGAACGTCTTTTGTAACTGGTCTGGCGGTTGCGCCATTGGCTCCCTTGGCGCCGATACTG CCATCTCGGACATCCACTACCGCAACGTCTACACCTCCAACTCTAACCAAATGATGATGATCAAgaacaacggcggcgacggcgtttTCCAAAACGCCAAGTTCGAAAACTTCATTGGCCACGGCAACGCCTACTCCCTCAAGATCGACGCCGCCTGGGCCGGCCAGAGCAAGGCTTCGGGCGACGGTGTCGAGTACAAGAACCTAACCTTCTCCAACTGGAAGGGCACCGCAGCCAACGGCGCGTCTCGCGGTCCAGTTGTCGCCCTATGCGCCGCCGCGGTCCCCTGCGAGAACATTGACGTCTCAGGGATCAACATCTGGACCGAGGCCGGCTCGTCCATCGTCGACAAGTGCAACAATGCCTTTGGTAAGGGGCACTGTCTCCGCACCGGGTCCGGCACCTATACCAGCACGGCCACCACCAAGACCGTCACCGGCTACTCGGCGGCCACTATGCCCGGTCTGGTTACTGCTGGTCTCGGCCTCACTAAGTCCATCGATATTCCGGCAATTCCCACTACCTTCTACCCTGGTGCCACCCCTCTCAGCGCTTTGGCTGGCTCCGCTTAA